The following is a genomic window from Amycolatopsis sp. BJA-103.
GTCGGACCAGTTGCCCGCGTGGTAGGCGACCAGGCCGAGCGCCTCACGGACGATCGGGACCCGCGACGCCTTGGCCTTCGCGTACTTGGCGTGCGCGAGCGCGGCCTCGGGGTCATCGTCGACCAGCCCGCCGGCGGCGACGAGGTGCTTGCCGACGGTCTCCGCGAGTGCCTTGGGCAGGGTGCGGAGTTCGCGGCGGACGTCTTCGTCGAGGTCGGAGAACTCGATGCCTTCGGGCAGTTCCGGGGCCTCGAGCAGCTCGCGCGCCAAGGTCTCGTCGTCGATCTGCTTGTCGTCCATGCGGGGCGAGGACCGGAAGTCCTTGCGCCCCTCGGAACGGTCACGCTGGGGACGGTCGTCGCGCTTGCGCTCGAACCGGCCTTCGCCGCCGCGGGAGTCTCCGCGCTTGTCGTCGTACCGCTTCTCCGGACGGTCACCGGAAGGCCTGCGGTCGGGACGGTCGCCGGAGGGGCGGTAGCCGCCACCACGGTTGTCGCCGCCACGACTGTCGCCACCGCGGTTGTCGCGATCGCCGTAGGACTTGCGCTCGTAGCCACCGCTGCTGGGACGACGGTCTCCCGAGGAGGGGCGCTTGTCGTCACGGCGGTCGCTGTTGTAGCCACCGGAACGCGAGGCGCCGCGGTCGTCACGATCGCGGTAGGAGGACGGGCGACGGTCGTCGCCGCCGCCCCGGTTGTCGCGGTCGCCGTACGACGACTTGCCCTGAGGGCGTCCTTCGTACCGGTTGCCGGACGGGCGGTCGTCGGAACGGCCGCGGTTGTCCGAGCTGTAGCCCGAACGGGCCGGGCGGCTGTCGGAACGCTTTTCGTACCGGCCCTCGGAACGGTTGTCCGAACGGCTGTCGGAGCGGTTGTCATAGCGGCGCTCGGGACGGCTGTCGGAGGAGCGGTAACCGCCACGGTCGCCACCGCGACTGTCGCTGCCACGGTTGTCGCTGCCACGGCTGTCGCCGCGGTTGTCCGAACGGTAGCCACCACGGTCGCCGCCGCCGCGGTTGTCGGACCGGAACCCGCCGCGGTCTCCGCCACGATTGTCGCTGCGGTTGTCGCCGCCGCGATAGCCTCCACGGTCACCGCCGCGGCTGTCGCCACCGCGGTTGTCCGAGCGGTAACCGCCACGGTCACCGCCGCGGCTGTCCCGGCGGTCGTCGGAGCGGTAGCCGCCTCCGCGGTTGTCCCTGCTGTCGCGACCACCCGAACGGTCGTCACGACGGTCGCCGGCGCCGGGGCCCCGGCGGTCATCGTTGTTGTTGTAGCGCGGACGGTTCTCGTCACGGCCCTGCCCGGCGAACCGGCTACCGCCGGAGCGCTGGTCACGGGGACCATCGCCACTGCGCGCGGGCTTGCCGGAGTAGCTGCTCGTACCGCGGGCACCGCGGTCGTCACGGCGCGGGCGGCCCTGGTAGCCGCCATCGCGGCCGCCCCGGTCCTGCCCACCGCCGGCGGAACCACGCCGGTCACCTCGCTGCGCGTCAGACCGGCCTCCGCGGGGACTCTCGTCCCGGCGGCCCGACCGGCCGGACGCACCATCATCTGAGTCACGTCGACCGAACTCGGACACCTGGCCTCCTGCCACTATTGAAAAAGTTTTCGATACCGGCGACACCCTCTGGGCGCGCCAACGGACCACTGTAGTCCGTCCCTGGACATGAAAAGAGACAGGGCCCTGACCGGGGAGAACCTGTCAGAGGTTCTCGACCCTGGTCAGGACCCTGTCCTGAAGTTAGTCCGGCGGTGTCCTACTCTCCCACAACCCTTCGGTTGCAGTACCATCGGCGCTGTCAGGCTTAGCTTCCGGGTTCGGAATGGGACCGGGCGTTTCCCTGACGCTATAACCACCGAAACACTATGAAACAACCACTACCACCTGATACCGCTGGTGGTTGTGTGGTGTTTCAGAGCTGTAGAGTGGATGCGTAACATCTTTGTGGGCAAGTCCTCGGCCTATTAGTACCAGTCAACTCGATAACACATTACTGTGCTTCCATTTCTGGCCTATCAACCCAATGGTCTGTTGGGGGCCTTAACCCATCAAGGGTGGGATACCTCATCTTGGAACAGGCTTCCCGCTTAGATGCCTTCAGCGGTTATCCCTTCCGAACGTGGCCAACCAGCCATGCCACTGGCGTGACAACTGGCATACCAGAGGTTCGTCCGTCCCGGTCCTCTCGTACTAGGGACAGCCTTCCTCAAGTATCCTACGCGCGCGGCGGATAGGGACCGAACTGTCTCACGACGTTCTAAACCCAGCTCGCGTGCCGCTTTAATGGGCGAACAGCCCAACCCTTGGGACCTACTCCGGCCCCAGGATGCGACGAGCCGACATCGAGGTGCCAAACCATGCCGTCGATATGGACTCTTGGGCAAGATCAGCCTGTTATCCCCGGGGTACCTTTTATCCGTTGAGCGACACCCCTTCCACCAGGTGGTGCCGGATCACTAGTCCCGACTTTCGTCCCTGCTCGACATGTCTGTCTCACAGTCAAGCTCCCTTGTGCACTTGCACTCAACACCTGATTGCCAACCAGGCTGAGGGAACCTTTGGGCGCCTCCGTTACTCTTTAGGAGGCAACCGCCCCAGTTAAACTACCCATCAGGCACTGTCCCTGAACCAGATCATGGTCCGAGGTTCAGATTCCCAATCCGACCAGAGTGGTATTTCAACAACGACTCCACCAACACTAGCGTGCCAGCTTCACAGTCTCCCACCTATCCTACACAAGCCGAACCGAAAACCAATACCAAACTATAGTAAAGGTCCCGGGGTCTTTCCGTCCTGCCGCGCGTAACGAGCATCTTTACTCGTAGTGCAATTTCGCCGGGCCTGTGGTTGAGACAGCCGGAAAGTCGTTACGCCATTCGTGCAGGTCGGAACTTACCCGACAAGGAATTTCGCTACCTTAGGATGGTTATAGTTACCACCGCCGTTTACTGGCGCTTAAATTCTCAGCTTCACCCCCAAAGGGGTTAACCGGTCCTCTTAACGTTCCAGCACCGGGCAGGCGTCAGTCCATATACATCGTCTTGCGACTTCGCATGGACCTGTGTTTTTAGTAAACAGTCGCTTTCCGCTGGTCTCTGCGGCCACCATTCCCTAGTCCGCAAGGGACTTCAGGAACACTGGCCCCCCTTCTCCCGAAGTTACGGGGGCATTTTGCCGAGTTCCTTAACCACAGTTCACCCGATCGCCTTAGTATTCTCTACCTGACCACCTGTGTTGGTTTGGGGTACGGGCCGTGCACGCACTCGCTAGAGGCTTTTCTCGGCAGCATAGGATCACTCTACTTCACCTCAATCGGCTACGCATCACGTCTCAGCCTTAATGAAACACGGATTTACCTATGTTTCGGCCTACACGCTTACACCAGTACTACCACTCACTGGCGGAGCTACCTTCCTGCGTCACCCCATCACTCGACTACTACGGAATCAGATCCCACGCTCCACAACCAGCCTCCACCCCGAAGGGTCTCAGCTGGCGCTTTGGGTGGTTAGTATCAACCGCCTCATCCTGGGCGCACGTGCTCGGGTACGGGAATATCAACCCGTTATCCATCGACTACGCCTGTCGGCCTCGCCTTAGGTCCCGACTTACCCTGGGCGGATTAGCCTGGCCCAGGAACCCTTGGTCATCCGGCGGCAGAGTTTCTCACTCTGCATTCGCTACTCATGCCTGCATTCTCACTCCCACACCCTCCACGACTGGCTTCCGCCGCCGCTTCCCTGGATGCAGGACGCTCCCCTACCCATCCACACCACTAGACACAACCCTCAAGGAGTTGAGCCGATGTATTGCATGAATGACACAGCTTCGGCGGTGTGCTTAAGCCCCGCTACATTGTCGGCGCAGGACCACTTGACCAGTGAGCTATTACGCACTCTTTCAAGGGTGGCTGCTTCTAAGCCAACCTCCTGGTTGTCTGGGCAATCCCACATCCTTTCCCACTGAGCACACACTTGGGGGCCTTAGCTGGTGTTCTGGGCTGTTTCCCTCTCGACGACGAAGCTTATCCCCCGCCGTCTCACTGCCACACTCTCACACCACGGTATTCGGAGTTTGGTTGATTTCGGTAACCCGGTAAGGCCCCTAGACCATCCAGTAGCTCTACCCCCGTGGTGAAACATGTGACGCTGCACCTAAATGCATTTCGGGGAGAACCAGCTATCACGGAGTTTGATTGGCCTTTCACCCCTACCCACAGCTCATCCCCTCAGTTTTCAACCTAAGTGGGTTCGGCCCTCCACGTCGTCTTACCGACGCTTCAGCCTGGCCATGGGTAGATCACTCCGCTTCGGGTCTAGACCACGCGACTCAGACGCCCTATTCAGACTCGCTTTCGCTACGGCTACCCCACACGGGTTAACCTCGCCACGCAGCACTAACTCGCAGGCTCATTCTTCAAAAGGCACGCCATCACCGTAACATCCAAAGGATGTGCTCGGGCTCTGACGGCTTGTAGGCACACGGTTTCAGGTACTCTTTCACTCCCCTCCCGGGGTACTTTTCATCTTTCCCTCACGGTACTAGTCCGCTATCGGTCTTCAGGAAGTATTTAGGCTTACCGGGTGGTCCCGGCAGATTCACAGCAAATTCCACGAGCTCGCTGCTACTCGGGAACACCACCAAGATTCACTAACATGTGTTTTCGCGTACGGGACTCTCACCCACTCCGGTCGCCCATCCCAAGGCGTTCCACTAACACACGCGTAAACCCGGAAGACTGTCAGATCTTCCAAGGCGGGTCCCACAACACCACACACACAACGCCTGACAGCTTGACATGTGCATGGTTTAGCCTCTTCCGCTTTCGCTCGCCACTACTCACGGAATCACGGTTGTTTTCTCTTCCTACGGGTACTGAGATGTTTCACTTCCCCGCGTTCCCTCCACACACCCTATATATTCAGATGCGGGTAACACCACATAACTGGTGCTGGGTTTCCCCATTCGGAAATCCTCGGATCACAGCTCGGTTGACAGCTCCCCGAGGCATATCGCAGCCTCCCACGTCCTTCATCGGCTCCTGAAGCCAAGACATCCACCATGTGCCCTTAATAACTTGACCACAAAGATGCTCGCATCCACTCTACAGTTCTCAAACACCACACCAGAAACAAACTCCCGGAGCGTGAAAGCCCCTCGGCGTGTTGCCTCAGGACCCAACAGCATGCCAGCGAACAATTCTTCCGACCTCCCAGGAACACCCTCTCCACGCTCCCCGAAGGAAGCAGTACTAGAGCGTCCCGGCAAAAACCGGCCGAACCATAACCAGTAGTTCCACAATTCCTTGAGCAACCAGTGCCACCACACATTCGGTGATGAAACCCTGGCCACCCCACAGTGCTGATCCCGGGTATCCCGGGGACTGTGGATGTGTTGCTCCTTAGAAAGGAGGTGATCCAGCCGCACCTTCCGGTACGGCTACCTTGTTACGACTTCGTCCCAATCGCCAGTCCCACCTTCGACCACTCCCCCCGCTTACGCGGTTGGGCCATGGGCTTCGGGTGTTACCGACTTTCATGACGTGACGGGCGGTGTGTACAAGGCCCGGGAACGTATTCACCGCAGCGTTGCTGATCTGCGATTACTAGCGACTCCGACTTCACGCAGTCGAGTTGCAGACTGCGATCCGAACTGAGACCGGCTTTAAGGGATTCGCTCCACCTCGCGGTATCGCAGCCCTCTGTACCAGCCATTGTAGCATGTGTGAAGCCCTGGACATAAGGGGCATGATGACTTGACGTCATCCCCACCTTCCTCCGAGTTGACCCCGGCAGTCTCCCACGAGTCCCCGCCATAACGCGCTGGCAACGTAGGATAAGGGTTGCGCTCGTTGCGGGACTTAACCCAACATCTCACGACACGAGCTGACGACAGCCATGCACCACCTGTACACCAACCACAAGGGAAGCCCTATCTCTAGGGATGTCTGGCGCATGTCAAGCCCAGGTAAGGTTCTTCGCGTTGCATCGAATTAATCCACATGCTCCGCCGCTTGTGCGGGCCCCCGTCAATTCCTTTGAGTTTTAGCCTTGCGGCCGTACTCCCCAGGCGGGGCGCTTAATGCGTTAGCTACGGCACGGACAACGTGGATGTCGCCCACACCTAGCGCCCAACGTTTACAGCGTGGACTACCAGGGTATCTAATCCTGTTCGCTCCCCACGCTTTCGCTCCTCAGCGTCAGTATCGGCCCAGAGACCCGCCTTCGCCACCGGTGTTCCTCCTGATATCTGCGCATTTCACCGCTACACCAGGAATTCCAGTCTCCCCTACCGAACTCAAGTCTGCCCGTATCGCCCGCACGCTCCACGTTAAGCGTGGAGTTTTCACGAACGACGCGACAAACCGCCTACGAGCTCTTTACGCCCAATAATTCCGGACAACGCTTGCACCCTACGTATTACCGCGGCTGCTGGCACGTAGTTAGCCGGTGCTTCTTATCCAGGTACCGTCACTTGCGCTTCGTCCCTGGCGAAAGAGGTTTACAACCCGAAGGCCGTCATCCCTCACGCGGCGTCGCTGCATCAGGCTTTCGCCCATTGTGCAATATTCCCCACTGCTGCCTCCCGTAGGAGTCTGGGCCGTGTCTCAGTCCCAGTGTGGCCGGTCACCCTCTCAGGCCGGCTACCCGTCGTCGCCTTGGTAGGCCATTACCCCACCAACAAGCTGATAGGCCGCGGGCTCATCCTGTACCGCCAGAACTTTCAACCAACCCCCATGCGAGAGTCAGTGATATCCGGTATTAGACCCAGTTTCCCAGGCTTATCCCAAAGTACAGGGCAGATTGCCCACGTGTTACTCACCCGTTCGCCACTAATCCACCCGAAGGCTTCATCGTTCGACTTGCATGTGTTAAGCACGCCGCCAGCGTTCGTCCTGAGCCAGGATCAAACTCTCCAACAATGTCAAATTTGATCGAGGCAATATACTTGCTCTCAAAGGAACCTCAAACGAGGTTCAAATACATAAGCTCTACTGGCTTAGTTCACTAGCACACTGTTGAGTTCTCAAGCAACACACCCCGAATCGCACCGCAGTCACGCGGCCTTATCCGAAGCAGTTATTTCTAGCAGTTTTGGTGGGACACCCACTCAATCACCTTGAGGTGAGAGCTTGGTTCGTGTCCCGCGGCCACCCGGTTTCCCTGGCGACTTGGAGAACTTTACATGGCCTCCAGGGGCCCGAAACAGGGGGGTACCTTAACTGCGTTTCCGCAGGTCAAGGCCCCTGTTTCGGGCCAGGGCCGCGCTCAGCCCCCGACGCGGACGCCGGCGACGTTGCGCTTGCCCTTGCGGACCACGAGCCAGCGGCCGTGCAGAGCGTCGTCCGCGGACGGCTTCCACTCCTCGTCGGCGATCTTCGTGTTGTTGACGTACGCGCCGCCTTCCTTGACGGTGCGGCGCGCGGCGCCCTTGCTGTCGACGAGCCCGGCGGCGATCAACAGGTCGACGATCGTCGACTCGCCGTTCGGGTCCGCCTTGCCGTTCGGCACCTCGGCCATGGCGGCGTCGAGGGTGGACGAGTCGAGCTCACGCAGCTCTCCCCTGCCGAAGAGCGCCTGGCTCGCGGCGACGACCTGCCGGGTCGCTTCCTCGCCGTGCACCAGAGTGGTGAAGTCCTCCGCCAGCTTCCGCTGCGCGGACCGCAGGTGGGGGCGCTGTTCGGTGTCTTCGGCGAGCGCCGCGATCTCCTCCTGTCCGAGGAAGGAGAACATCTTCAGGTAGCGGATGACGTCGGCGTCGGCGACGTTCAGGAAGTACTGGAACCACGCGTACGGCGAGGTCATCTCCGGGTCGAGCCAGACGCTGCCGCCGCCGGTGGACTTCCCGAACTTGCGTCCCTCGGAGTCGGTGACCAGCGGCGCGGTCAGCGCGTGGGTGTGCCCGCCGTCGGTGCGGCGGATCAGGTCGACGCCGCCGACGAGGTTGCCCCACTGGTCCGAGCCGCCGATCTGCAGCTTGCAGCCGTACTCGCGGTACAGGTGCAGGTAGTCCTGCGACTGGAGCAGCAGGTAGCTGAACTCGGTGTAGGAGATGCCGTCGCCTTCGAGGCGTCGCTTCACCGTCTCCCGGTTCAGCATCATGTTGACCGGGAAGTGCTTTCCGACGTCGCGCAGGAACTCGACCACGCTCTGCTTCGCGGTCCAGTCCAGGTTGTTCTCGATGACCGCACCGGTCGGCGAGTCGTCGAAGTCGACGAACCGCTCCAGCTGGCCGCGGATCCGGTCGGCCCACTCTGAGACGGTGTCCACCGTGTTCAGGGTGCGCTCACCGGTGTCGCGCGGGTCGCCGATCATCCCGGTGGCGACGCCCGCCAGCACGATCGGCCGGTGCCCGGCGCGCTGGAAGCGCGAGAGCATCAGCAGCGGGACCAGGTTGCCGGCGTGGAGGCTGGGCGCGGTCGGGTCGAATCCGCAATAGAGCGTGAGGGGTCCTTGGTCGAGGTCTCGCCGCAGTGCGTCGGTGTCGGTGGATTGCGCGATCAGGCCGCGCCAGGTCAGCTCGTCAAGGATGTGCTCGCTCACGCCTGTAGATCCTCCCGCACCAGGTCAACCGACTATCGGCCGGGGGCCGCCGCCCGCCGCTTGCCGCCCCGGCGATAGGTGGAGACCGCGGGCGAGCCGTCGATCCAGAACCGCCACGGCGTGTCCATCGCCATCGCGACGCCGACGCGCGGCCCGGTGCGGATGTCCGCGTCGGGTGCGCGTTCGCCGGTGAACAGCCGGACGGGTGACGCGGGGTCTGTCAGGTCGACGCCGTTCTCGGCCTTGTCGATGCCGAGCACCGAGGTGAGGATGGCGGGCCCCTTGGCCAGTTCGCCGTTGCCCCGCGCCGACGGCCTGCGCGCCTTGGCGATGTCCGCGCCGGACACCACCTCCCCGGCCCGCAGCAGCACGGCGCCCGGCTGCCCGTCTTCGGTGCCGACGACGTTGGCGCAGAAGTGCATCCCGTAGACGAAGTACACGTACAGATACCCCGCCGGACCCCACATGACCGCGTTGCGCGGGGTCATGCCGCGGTAGCAGTGCGACGCGGGGTCGTCGAGTCCGCGATAGGCCTCGACCTCGACCAGGCGGACGGCGACCGTGCCGTCGGGACCGGTCGCTTCGATCACCGCGCCGAGCAGGAGCGTCGACAGCTCCACCGGATCCAGCGCCAGCTCTCGCCGGGTGAACTGCCTCCCGGTCACCAAGTTCCGCACTCCCCGACCTTAACCGGAGCCTCCGACGATTCGGTATTGAGCGTTCGCTCAAACATGGTCTACAGTGCTTTTGAGCGATCGCTCAACCTGGAGGGGAGGCTCGATGAGCCGGAGAGCGCTATACGTCGAAACGGTGATCCGCACCGACCTCGGCACCCTGTGGCGGTACACGCAGGACCCTGACCTGCACGAACGGTGGGATCTCCGCTTCGCGCGCATCGAACCGTTGGCGGGCGTGCCGGGACGGTTCCGGTACGCGACGAAATTCCTGGGGTTCGTGATCAACGGGACCGGAACGCACGCCGGGGAGAGCGAACGGCCCGACGGCGGCCGGACGTCCGCGCTGCGGTTCGCCTCCTCGGATCCGCTGTCCCTCATCAAGTCCGGTTCGGGGTACTGGCGCTACACCCCGGCCGAGGACGGCGTCCGGTTCGTCACCGGCTTCGACTACATCACCCGGTGGGGTGTCTTCGGCAGGTTCGCCGATCTGCTGTTCCGGCCGATCTTCGGCTGGATGACGGCCTGGTCGTTCGACAGGCTCCGTCTCTGGCTCGAAACCGGCTGCCCGCCGGAGGACCTCCCCTTGCTTTCGCCCGCGGCGAGCCGCTGCCGCCGGAGTCCGCGAGCGGGCAAGGACGGCACCGCACCCCGCATTCTGGACACCCTGGAGCAGGCATGATCTTCCAAGAGGCCCTGGGCACCGAGTTCGCGTCGCTGCACCCGCGGATGCGCGAACGACTGTCGCTGAGCACGGCGAACGGCGTCGGGATGATCGGCGTCGGCGTGATGGACGAGATCTGGCGCGGCGCCGCGTTCGCCACGCCGTTCCTGCGGCTCGGCGCGTCGAGGCACATCCTCTTCCCGGAGCGCGGCCACAACGTCCCCTTCACCATCGAGAACTATCCGTACGTCGACTCGCTCGGCAGGGAGACGGTGTCGTTCGTCCGCACCTTCGAACTGCCGGAACGGCGACGGCGGTTCGACGCGCAGATGGTCTACAGCGCCGAGCGCGGGAAGATCGTCGACTACCTGGGCACGCATCAGCACATCGCGGTCGATCTCGACGTGACGGTGCGACCCGACGGCGGCTTCCACATCCGGTCGGAGGAATTCCGGCTGTGCGAAGGCCCGCTCCGCTGCGTGGTGCCGCGATCCGTCGTCGGGGTGGCCGAGGTCGACGAGTGGTTCGACGAGGAGAGCGACCTGTTCAGGATCGAGATCAAGGTGACGAACCGGCGGTTCGGCCCGCTGTTCGGCTACCGGGGCGCGTTCGAGGCACGGTTCGTCGACCTGCGGGCGGGGGTGAGCGGTGCGGTGAAGCCGTTGCGTGAGAAGGTCCTGGACTGATGAACGGGCCCAGCACGAAACAGCGGTTGATCGACGGCGCGCTGGAGACCATCCGCACCAGCGGAATCACCGCGGTTTCCGCCAGGACCGTCGCCACCGCGGCGGGCACCAACCAGGCGCTGATCTTCTACCACTTCGGCAGTGTCGAGGAGTTACTCGCACAGGCCTGCGTGACAGCGACCGAAAGCCGCGTCGCCCATTTCCGTGACCGGTTCGCCGAAGTGCGCACGCTGGGCGAACTGCTGGAACTGGGCCGGACCATCCACACGGAGGAGCGCGCCGAGGGGAACATGGCGGTCCTCGCCCAGGCCCTCGCCGGCTCGCAGGGCGGCGGACGGCTGGCCGAGGCGACGCGAGAGGCGCTGGACAAATGGGTCCGCGAAGTCCAAGGAACCCTCGACCGCGTGCTGGCCGGTTCGCCGGTGCTCGAACTGGCGGAGACCGAAGGGCTCGCCCACGCGGTCTCCGCCGGCTTCCTCGGCTTGACGCTGTTCGAGTCGGTCGATCCGGAAGGCGCCGAAAAGGCGCTGGCCGCACTGGGCCAGCTGGCCGTCCTGGCCGACGTCCTTGAAGGACTCGGCCCGGTGGCCACCCGCGCGGTGCGCGCGAAACTCCGGAAGACCGCAAAGAAGTAGCTACGCGATCTTCGGCGCGACTCGCATGCTGGTGTAGCAGTGTTCGGTGCCGTCAGGGAGTTTCGAGAACAGCACCGGCATCCAGTCGTCGCCGAACATCGGGTTCATCCCGGCGAAGACGTTTTCCGACACCGGCACCAGATCCGCTTCGATCGACGGGGCGATTCCCTCGAGCGCGTCGGCGAATTCGTAGACGAAGTGCAGCGTCCCTTCCGTTTCGGTGACGGTGATGATGACGCCTTCGCGGCGATAGATGCCCGCGAAAGGTGCGACGTCCACCGAAGGCGGTGATGGCGGCGGAGCGAACTCGGCGGGCACCTGGACTCCGGCGAGTTCGCCGAGCAGTTCCCGTGACAGGTCGTTGTACAGCCGATCGGTCGTGCCGTGGTTGGTGAGCAGCGCGAAGGCGAGCCCGGCTTCCGGAACCACCCGCAGATAGGAGCGCTGCCCGATCGACGAACCGTTGTGCCCGAAACCGGGAACGCCGTTCCAGTCGTAGGTCGACAGGCCCAGGCCCCAGCCGTCGGAACCGAGCGTCCATTTGTCGGGTACTTCGACCTCGCGACGTCGCATCGCGGTCACCGTCTCTTCGGCGAGCACGCGAGTCCTGTCGGCCGAGGTGCCGTCCAGCAGCATCCGCGCGAAGCGGACCACGTCGCCGGCCGTGGCGAGCACTCGGCCGTACGGTCCGGCGTTGCGTGGCAGGAGATCCCAGGCGGCCGTCGGTTCCGGGTCCTGCCCGAGATGCCCCATCGCCACCCGGAACCGCAAGGCCTCTTCGGGCAGGGTCATCGTCTCGGTGAGCCCGAGCGGCGCGATGAGCCGCTCTCGCAAGGCGTCGTCCCAGGTCAGTCCGGTGAGCACCTCGGCGATCCGGCCGAGCACGGCGTATCCGACGCTGCTGTAGGACGCGGCCGTGCCCGGCGGGCAGTCGAGCGCCACTCCCCTGGCTGCTTCGACGTACTTGGCCAGACAGTCGTCGCCGCGCCCGGTGTCCTCCATGAAGTCGCAGGTGAGCCCACCGGTGTGGCTGAGCAACTGCCGGGCGGTGATGGTCCTGGTCGCCTCCGGATCGACCGTCGCGAACTCAGGGAGCGCCTCGATCACCGGTGCGTCGAGGTCCAGCCGCCCCTCCTCGGCCAGCCCCAGTACCAACGCGGCCGTGTAGACCTTCGCGATCGAGCCGAGCTGGAAGACAGAGTCGGTGGTCGTCTCCACTCCGGTCCCCCGGTGCAGGATCCCGCTCGCGAGTTCGTGGATCTCGCCGCCGGTCAGCACCGCGAGGGACGCGCCGGGAACACGGTGTTCGGCGCGCAGATCGTCGAGGCGGGACTGCCAGTGGGCGTGGTCGAAGACTGTCCGTACACTGTTAGGCATACTGGACACTGTACGGACAAGGAAGGAGCGCGGATGTCGATCTGGGT
Proteins encoded in this region:
- the tyrS gene encoding tyrosine--tRNA ligase, which translates into the protein MSEHILDELTWRGLIAQSTDTDALRRDLDQGPLTLYCGFDPTAPSLHAGNLVPLLMLSRFQRAGHRPIVLAGVATGMIGDPRDTGERTLNTVDTVSEWADRIRGQLERFVDFDDSPTGAVIENNLDWTAKQSVVEFLRDVGKHFPVNMMLNRETVKRRLEGDGISYTEFSYLLLQSQDYLHLYREYGCKLQIGGSDQWGNLVGGVDLIRRTDGGHTHALTAPLVTDSEGRKFGKSTGGGSVWLDPEMTSPYAWFQYFLNVADADVIRYLKMFSFLGQEEIAALAEDTEQRPHLRSAQRKLAEDFTTLVHGEEATRQVVAASQALFGRGELRELDSSTLDAAMAEVPNGKADPNGESTIVDLLIAAGLVDSKGAARRTVKEGGAYVNNTKIADEEWKPSADDALHGRWLVVRKGKRNVAGVRVGG
- a CDS encoding DNA-3-methyladenine glycosylase — encoded protein: MVTGRQFTRRELALDPVELSTLLLGAVIEATGPDGTVAVRLVEVEAYRGLDDPASHCYRGMTPRNAVMWGPAGYLYVYFVYGMHFCANVVGTEDGQPGAVLLRAGEVVSGADIAKARRPSARGNGELAKGPAILTSVLGIDKAENGVDLTDPASPVRLFTGERAPDADIRTGPRVGVAMAMDTPWRFWIDGSPAVSTYRRGGKRRAAAPGR
- a CDS encoding DUF4166 domain-containing protein, which produces MIFQEALGTEFASLHPRMRERLSLSTANGVGMIGVGVMDEIWRGAAFATPFLRLGASRHILFPERGHNVPFTIENYPYVDSLGRETVSFVRTFELPERRRRFDAQMVYSAERGKIVDYLGTHQHIAVDLDVTVRPDGGFHIRSEEFRLCEGPLRCVVPRSVVGVAEVDEWFDEESDLFRIEIKVTNRRFGPLFGYRGAFEARFVDLRAGVSGAVKPLREKVLD
- a CDS encoding TetR/AcrR family transcriptional regulator; amino-acid sequence: MNGPSTKQRLIDGALETIRTSGITAVSARTVATAAGTNQALIFYHFGSVEELLAQACVTATESRVAHFRDRFAEVRTLGELLELGRTIHTEERAEGNMAVLAQALAGSQGGGRLAEATREALDKWVREVQGTLDRVLAGSPVLELAETEGLAHAVSAGFLGLTLFESVDPEGAEKALAALGQLAVLADVLEGLGPVATRAVRAKLRKTAKK
- a CDS encoding serine hydrolase domain-containing protein; this encodes MPNSVRTVFDHAHWQSRLDDLRAEHRVPGASLAVLTGGEIHELASGILHRGTGVETTTDSVFQLGSIAKVYTAALVLGLAEEGRLDLDAPVIEALPEFATVDPEATRTITARQLLSHTGGLTCDFMEDTGRGDDCLAKYVEAARGVALDCPPGTAASYSSVGYAVLGRIAEVLTGLTWDDALRERLIAPLGLTETMTLPEEALRFRVAMGHLGQDPEPTAAWDLLPRNAGPYGRVLATAGDVVRFARMLLDGTSADRTRVLAEETVTAMRRREVEVPDKWTLGSDGWGLGLSTYDWNGVPGFGHNGSSIGQRSYLRVVPEAGLAFALLTNHGTTDRLYNDLSRELLGELAGVQVPAEFAPPPSPPSVDVAPFAGIYRREGVIITVTETEGTLHFVYEFADALEGIAPSIEADLVPVSENVFAGMNPMFGDDWMPVLFSKLPDGTEHCYTSMRVAPKIA